CTAGTCCTTCCACTACTTGCAAATAACCGTTTGGATGAGCTCTGCGAGACGGTAATCAGACCCCACTACTTATCGAAACAGTCGCTTGCGTTGAATACATTATTAGAAGCCGCAAAGGGGCTCCCAATCAGAGTCCACCGGCCGGACGGTGCCATGTTTTTATGGGTTTGGTTCGAAAATCTCCCAGGCGGGACTCAAAAGCTGTACGAGCTTGCCGCCGCAGAGGGGGTGGTAACGGTAGCGGGACATCATTTTTTCCAAGGGCTAACCCGCCATTGGCAGCATGCTAACGAGTGCTTGAGGGTCAACTACGCCGGCGACCCCAACACTGTCGAGATGGGTATAAAGCGTCTCATTAACCTAGCGAGACGCCTTTATGATCAGGACTCATCAAGCGTCTAAGGACTGATAATAATCCATCAGAATTTGTGCCACCTCGGGACGCGAGAATTCGGGTGGAGGCGCAATACCCTGCCCCAGCATTTCACGCACCTTGGTCCCAGACAGTAAAATAAAATCCGCTTTGTCGTGATCGGGTGCATCTTTCATCATGACCACACGATCCAATTTTTTGCTATACGCCGTGTGATCTGCTCGGTAGATACGAATCGCCAAAGCGTCTTGAGGCACACGATCATCGAATATGGTTTGAGCATCAAAGCCACCATAATAATCGCCAACACCGGCGTGATCGCGGCCGACAATGAGCTCCGTACAACCGGCGTTCTGCCTGAATAATGCATGCAACACTGCTTCCCGCGGCCCCGCATACAACATGTCAAATCCGTATCCTGTGACCATCACTGTATTCGCAGGAAAGTAGTGCTCGACCATGGTTCGGATAGCGTTATCACGCACCTCTGCGGGGATATCGCCAGCTTTAAGTTTACCCAACAACATATGGACCAAAATACCGTCGGCATCCAGGTCATCCATTGCCATCCTGCACAACTCTTCGTGGGCTCGGTGCATCGGGTTACGCGTTTGGAAGGCAACCACGCGTTGCCAACCCCGTTGCGTAATCTCATCTCGAATTTCCATGGCCGTTCTAAACGTCTCGGGAAAATCGGCCTGAAAATAAGAGTAATTCAACACCTCGACAGGTCCCGACAAGAGCACTCGCCCCTGACTGTTAAACGTTGCCACACCTGGATGCGCGGGATCCTCAGTGCCAAAAATTTCGCGCGTCATAAGCGACATATCATCGTCAGATAACGTTTCGATGCCCGTAATTTCCATCACAGCAAGCACAGGGTTGCCATCCACATTAGGGTCTCTCAACGCGACTCGATCCCCAACTTCCCCCTGAAACTCCGGTACCATATTTAAGACAGGAACAGGCCAAAACAGCCCCCTGGTCGTGCGCAGATCGCGGGCGACGCCCAGGGCGTCAGCTCGATCCATGTACCCGGATAAGGGTGTGAAATACCCTGCAGCGAGCATCACGGCGTTCGCAGCAGCGGCAGACGAGATGGTTATCGCCTTCAAATCTGTCGCCTCTTGTGTCAGCGCGTCCAAGCGCTCGCCTGTCACGATTCTGGGTTTCAGTGCCTCAGCACCATGAGGTTTAATTAAGCTCATTAGATTCTCTTGTTCTCGTTCAGATAAGGGGGTGATGGTGGGCGTTGCTATCGAGCTTGAGGCAATAGCTACTGGGGAATTAAACCGCGCGCTTGAAGCTGCTCAATAATTTCAGCGACCTCTTGTTCCAGGCTTTGCTCATCCGTTCTCAGGTGAATTTCTGGATTTTGTGGCGCCTCGTAAGGATCGTCGATGCCCGTGAAGTTTTTGATTTCGCCCGCTCGTGCTTTTTTGTATAACCCCTTCGGGTCGCGCAACTCTGCAGCATCCAAACTGCAGTCGACGAATACTTCAATAAAGGCCATACCCGCGTCCTCATGAACTTGTCGAACCAGCTCACGATCGCGCACATACGGCGAGATAAAACTCGACAAGACCAACACGCCCGAGTCGACAAACAGCTTAGAAATCTCGCCAACACGCCGAATATTTTCTGCACGATCTTCCTCGCTAAAGCCAAGATTCTTATTAATCCCGAAGCGGACATTGTCCCCATCTAGTCGGTAACAAAGCACCCCCCGATCATGAAGCACGCCCTCAAGGGCCACCGCCACAGTGCTTTTCCCGGAACCGGACAAGCCAGTGAACCAAAGCGTTGCCCCCCGATGTCCAAGAAGGCCAGCACGCTCATCCCGAGTCACCTCTCCCTCGTGCCAGTGGATATTCGTTGCTTTTTGCTCTGCCATGTTTTTCTCCAAAATTCTGGCGCAAGTCTAGGGGATATCATTTATAAATAAAAACGGTTTAAATAGATTAAATCTATCGAAATTACTGGTTAATATGCAGTACACACTCAAACAGCTAAGCGTATTTACAACCGTCGCAACGCTCGAATCGACCACCGCTGCCGCGAGAGAATTGTCGCTATCACAGTCCGCTGTGAGCTCCGCGATACAACAGCTTGAATCACAGATTGGACAGAAATTATTCGATCGAATCGGCCGACAGCTAAAACTAAATCGGGTCGGTGCGTCGCTGTCACCCGCTGTCACCGAATTACTCGCCCATGCAGAGCGCCTTAATCTGCAGTTAAAGGGCGAGACGATAGCGGGCACAGTATGTATTGGTGCGAGTTACACCATCGCCAACCACATCATCGTGGATACCATGGTGGACTTCCAAAGAGAGCATGCGAATGTCGATATTGAAATAAATAGTGATAATTCTCCCGGCATTATCGACGCCGTCATCGAGGGGAATGTTGACTTTGGTCTAATAGAATCGTCTGTTGATGACCCACGCGTTTTAGTCGAACCCTGGTTGGAAGACGAACTCGTGGTGTTCGCGAGCCCCGATCACCCACTTGTTCGTCAAGGCCGCGCCTCGGTACGGGAGTTAGAGCGCGCCGCCTGGGTTTTGAGAGAACTGGGGTCCGGTGCGAGAACCGTATTTAATGACACGTTCCGAGGGGCACTGGCCAATCTTCAAATCGCCATGGAGTTCCGTCATAACGAGCCGATTAAACGGGCTGTTGCCAAGGGTGTGGGAGTTGGCTGCCTCTCCGCTCGTGTCCTGGAGCGTGAATTAGTCGACGGCACACTCGTTGCGCTCAAAACCCCTAAGGAACGAAAAATGCCTCGACGCCTAGCCATGATACGGCGACGCGATAGCGTGCTCTCTGCCCCTGCGCAAGCGTTCTGGCAACAATGCCTAGCTATGCGGTAGCTGGCTCCGTATTATTCACAACTCACCAAGTACCGAGATTTCAGTATGCGCATAGGCATCATAGTGGGTAGTCATCGTAAAGATTCGCAAAGCGCGAAGATTGGTCGCTTTTTGCAGGCGCAGATCGAATCGATTGGCGATCACAGCTGTTGGACCTGTGATTTAGGAAAGCACCCTTTGCCGCTGTGGGATGAGGAGATCGGCACCGACGCCACCCACTGGGCGCCGCTTGGTGAGCTCAATGCGCAGCTGCACAGCTCTGAAGCGATCATCGTCATTTCACCCGAGTGGCACGGAATGGTGCCCGCTGCAGTCAAAAACTTCTTTTTGGTCTGTGATGGCACTGCTTTATCGCATAAACCAGCGCTGGCGGTCGGTGTGTCTGTGGGCCCTGGAGGCAGCTACCCGATCACTGAGTTACGGGTCAGTAGCTATAAGAATAATCGCATGTGCTACCTGCCTGAGCACTTGATCGTTAGGAATTGCATGGTAGTTATGAATGACGATACGGCAGCAAATGATACCGATGAACACAGCTACATATCAGAGCGGAGCTTGTACTGCCTCAGGCAGCTCATCGCCTACGGTGATGCGTTGATTCAGGTCCGAGCATCGGGTGCTACAGACTTAGAGGCCTACCCGAACGGCATGTGATGCCTTGGCTGCCAGCAAAACAATCCGCCATTTAAGACAGGCGTGTATAGCCCCCGCCAAAGAATAACAGCGGCTCACCGTCCACTGTCGTAAACGCCTCAACCTCACCGACAATAATATGATGATCACCCCCTTCGTGGATGGCCTGCGCGCGACAGGAGAACGTTGCGAGCGCGTCTTTTATCAGCGGCGTGCCGTTTGCATCGTGAGTCAAATCTGAAGATTCGACTTGATGATCCATTGAGCGGGCATATCGGTTTGATATGACTTCCTGCGACTGCTGCAGCACGGAAATACCGTAACGTTCACACTGAGTAAATTCCTCAAAACAGTCCGAGTTATTTTGAATACTCCACAAGACCAAAGCGGGTTCGAGTGAGACCGCGGCGAACGAGTTCACCGTCATACCAATTGGCCCCTTACTCGACTCGGTCGTTAATACGCAGACACCCGTAGCGAACTGCCCTAAGGTGTTTCTAAGCTCTCGTGTATCCAAAATACGCCCCTTTTCCACAGCGTGAGACTATCATTAGCGAAGCGCAATTAAGGCGTCCTTTTAGGGTAACGAGACCATCGTCCAGATGGCCTACGACGTCTTCAATCGATATGAGCAACTAGAAACAGCGGCTTAAATCCGTTTTACGCTTAACATACAAGCACGAGATCACCCCGACGGACATTAAAGCAAATACCCACTTATTTTTTTAGCTCGATTTCGTCTAATGTGATGATCGAGTTCGATCGCGCGTTGACAGCGCCTTCCGACTGCCTAAGCTGTGGCCTGTGAAAATGAGGTGCTAAACACAATGAGTAACCCCCTAAAAAGCCTAAACCACGGATTGAGCGAAGAGCTCAATATGCTCCGAGATACCACGCGGCAGTTCGTAGAGAATGAACTGCTTCCCATT
The Candidatus Paraluminiphilus aquimaris genome window above contains:
- the sat gene encoding sulfate adenylyltransferase, which gives rise to MSLIKPHGAEALKPRIVTGERLDALTQEATDLKAITISSAAAANAVMLAAGYFTPLSGYMDRADALGVARDLRTTRGLFWPVPVLNMVPEFQGEVGDRVALRDPNVDGNPVLAVMEITGIETLSDDDMSLMTREIFGTEDPAHPGVATFNSQGRVLLSGPVEVLNYSYFQADFPETFRTAMEIRDEITQRGWQRVVAFQTRNPMHRAHEELCRMAMDDLDADGILVHMLLGKLKAGDIPAEVRDNAIRTMVEHYFPANTVMVTGYGFDMLYAGPREAVLHALFRQNAGCTELIVGRDHAGVGDYYGGFDAQTIFDDRVPQDALAIRIYRADHTAYSKKLDRVVMMKDAPDHDKADFILLSGTKVREMLGQGIAPPPEFSRPEVAQILMDYYQSLDA
- the cysC gene encoding adenylyl-sulfate kinase, which produces MAEQKATNIHWHEGEVTRDERAGLLGHRGATLWFTGLSGSGKSTVAVALEGVLHDRGVLCYRLDGDNVRFGINKNLGFSEEDRAENIRRVGEISKLFVDSGVLVLSSFISPYVRDRELVRQVHEDAGMAFIEVFVDCSLDAAELRDPKGLYKKARAGEIKNFTGIDDPYEAPQNPEIHLRTDEQSLEQEVAEIIEQLQARGLIPQ
- a CDS encoding LysR substrate-binding domain-containing protein, with the protein product MQYTLKQLSVFTTVATLESTTAAARELSLSQSAVSSAIQQLESQIGQKLFDRIGRQLKLNRVGASLSPAVTELLAHAERLNLQLKGETIAGTVCIGASYTIANHIIVDTMVDFQREHANVDIEINSDNSPGIIDAVIEGNVDFGLIESSVDDPRVLVEPWLEDELVVFASPDHPLVRQGRASVRELERAAWVLRELGSGARTVFNDTFRGALANLQIAMEFRHNEPIKRAVAKGVGVGCLSARVLERELVDGTLVALKTPKERKMPRRLAMIRRRDSVLSAPAQAFWQQCLAMR
- a CDS encoding NADPH-dependent FMN reductase, with translation MRIGIIVGSHRKDSQSAKIGRFLQAQIESIGDHSCWTCDLGKHPLPLWDEEIGTDATHWAPLGELNAQLHSSEAIIVISPEWHGMVPAAVKNFFLVCDGTALSHKPALAVGVSVGPGGSYPITELRVSSYKNNRMCYLPEHLIVRNCMVVMNDDTAANDTDEHSYISERSLYCLRQLIAYGDALIQVRASGATDLEAYPNGM
- a CDS encoding flavin reductase family protein — protein: MDTRELRNTLGQFATGVCVLTTESSKGPIGMTVNSFAAVSLEPALVLWSIQNNSDCFEEFTQCERYGISVLQQSQEVISNRYARSMDHQVESSDLTHDANGTPLIKDALATFSCRAQAIHEGGDHHIIVGEVEAFTTVDGEPLLFFGGGYTRLS